CATGGCCGCTGGCGCGCGTGGCCTCGGCCACCTGCAGCAGCCATTCGTCCTGCTCGTGGCGCAGCGCGGCGGCATCGCCCGGGTGATAGAAGACCAGGCACTTCACCACCTGCTCGCGCGGCCAGTGCCTGAGCTGCGAGCCCAGCGAGCGCATGCCGTCGAAACGCAAGGGGCGCGAACCCGGCTGCTCGATCGGCCGGCCCAGCCACCAGCCGCGGCCGGTGGCGGCGTGCAGTGCGGATTCGCCCAGGCCGGGGCGGCCGTCGACCAGCACGCCAAGGCGGCCGCGGAAGCCGGGCTCGTCGTGCTCGATGCCGGCCACCACTTCGTTCAGCAGGTGCTTGAGGCGCGCGAGCCGCGCCGGCTCGGCGCCGGTCTCGCGCGCCATGTCTTCGAACTGCGAGCGATGGTCGTAGGCCAGCACATAGAGTTCGGGCCATTCCTTGCGCCGAACGCTCGCGCGGTGCAGGTGGGCCAACTGCGGATCATGGTCCGGGCGCGGATGGCGGTGGCCGGAGAACCAGTGCGCCAATTCGGCCGGCGTCGGCATCGCCGGCGCGCAGCCGTGGCGCGAAACGACGATCGCGCCGCAGGCGTTGGCGATGGCGGCCGATTCGCGCCAGTCCTTGCCGCGCAGCAGCCCGCTCATCAGACCGGACGCAAAGGCGTCGCCCGCTCCCAGCACGTTCAGCACCTCGATGCGCTCGCCCAGCACGGTGAGCGCGTCGTCGATGCGCGCCGGCACCGCGCCGTCGACGATGCTGCAGCCCAGCGCGCCGCGCTTGACCACGAACACCGCCTGCGTGCATTCGCGGGCGCGGCGCAGGCAGGCCATCAGGTCGCCCTCGACGCCGCCGGCAATCATCCATTCCTCCTCCGTGCCGATGATCAGCTCGAACTGGCCCAGTTGTTCCTGCAGGTGCCGGCTCACTGCCTGGCTGCCAACGTAGCGCGTCTCGCCGTCGCCCCGGCCCGTGAGGCCCCACAGCACCGGGCGGTAGTCGATGTCCAGCACCCGCACTGCGCCGTGGCGGCCGGCCAGGTCCAGCGCGCGCCGGCTGGCGGCCAACACGGTGGGCGTGCTCAGGTGGGTGCCGGTGATCAGCAAGCTGCGGCAGCCGGCGATGAAGCCTTCATCGATGGCGGCGGCGTCCAGCGCCATGTCGGCGCAGTTCTCGCGCGCGAACAGCAGCGGAAAGGTGTGCTGGTCCTTGATGCCCAGCAGCACCATGCCTGTGAGGCGCTGCGGATCGACCTGCACCTGGCTCACATCGCAGCCCTCGCGCCGCAGCGTGTCGAGCAAAAAACGGCCGTTCTGCTCGTCGCCCACGCGTGAGACCATGGCCGAGGCCAGGCCCAGCCGCGCGGTGCCGAAGGCAATGTTGGCCGAGGAGCCGCCCAGATACTTGGAAAAGCTGGTCGCGTCCTCCAGGCTGCAGCCGATCTGGTCGGCGTAAAGATCGACCGCCAGGCGCCCGAGGCAGGCGATGTCGACCGGGCGGCCCGTGGGAAAGGAAAGGTTGCGCATGAAGCGTTGTCTCCGTGGTGGCGCCGGCGGCGGGTTCAGAATGCCCCCGCGCGGCCGGTATGCGTGGTTCGTTTGTCCGATGCGGCCGATCTTAGCGAAAATAGAAAAATATTTCTAGATAAATGAAAAATAGAATTTCTACTCCGCCAGCGGTGCCACCAGCCATCGCTGCCGGCCCGTACGCCAGCGCCGAGGACTTTCTGCAGGCCGTGCGCGCCGGCTTCGAAGGCCTGAGCCGCCAGCTCAAGCTGATCGCGCGCTACGTGGAAACCAGCCGCGACCGGCTGGCGCTGGACGGCGTGCAGGAAACCGCCAGCGAGTGCGGCGTGCAGCCTTCGGCCGTGGTGCGCTTTGCCAAGCACTTCGGCTTTTCCGGCTTCTCGGAGATGCAGGCGCTGTTCCGCGCCGGCGCGGCCCAGCGGCTGGCGCCGCATCGCGACTACCAGGAGCGCATCCGCTCGCTGGTGGGTGGTGCCGGCGCCGCGCCGATCACCCCCGCGCGCATCGCGCACGAGGTGATCGGCGGCAGCATCGAGAGCCTGCAGGCGCTGCAGGCCGGCCTGCCCGACGAGCGCTTCGACGCGGCGGTGGAGCTGATGCTGGACGCCCCCGCCCTGTGGCTCGCGGCCTCGCGCCGCGCGTTCCCGGTCGGCGCCTACCTGGCCTATGCGCTGCAGCACACGGCCAAGCCCGTGCATTGGCTGCACGGCCTCGGCCACATGCAGCAGGGCGAACTGCGCGCGCTGGCGCCGGGCGACGTGCTGGTCGCCATCTCGTTCGAGCCCTACGCGCAGGAAACGCTGGACGTGGTGGAGTCGGCGCTCGCGCAGGGCGCGCGGCTGCTGGCCATCACCGACAGCCAGCTCAGCCCGCTGGCCGGACGCGCCAGCGCGGTGCTGCTGGCGCAGGACGGTGCCACCTTCGGATTTCGCTCGCTCACGAGCACGCTGTGTTTGGCGCAGTCGCTGTTCTTGGGGTTGGCTTATCGGATGGAGTTGGCTTATGAGCGCAGGGGTAGTTGATCGAAGGCGAGCCGTTGGGCCGCGCCGCGGACAAGTAGCTACCGCCTCGGGTTTCGATCATCCTGCGCACGAATCCGCTGGCCGCGGTCAACGCCTACCTGGTGGATGCTGACCAACTCGCAGCGCCGCCAGAAGCTCACGCCCTCCAACGCGGTGGAGATGTCTATCTTCGCCAGCCGGTAGAGCCCCAAGGCCACGCCTTGCGCGAATGCTGAGACCAGCGGGTCCGCGTGCTCGGCGCTCCTCAAGTTGCCGCGGATCAGTTTCCCGCCAAGCTCCATGAGCTTCAGCGCGTGGCTCGACGCGGTTGCGGTACTTTCCTTTGGCA
This genomic window from Variovorax paradoxus contains:
- a CDS encoding MurR/RpiR family transcriptional regulator, with the translated sequence MKNRISTPPAVPPAIAAGPYASAEDFLQAVRAGFEGLSRQLKLIARYVETSRDRLALDGVQETASECGVQPSAVVRFAKHFGFSGFSEMQALFRAGAAQRLAPHRDYQERIRSLVGGAGAAPITPARIAHEVIGGSIESLQALQAGLPDERFDAAVELMLDAPALWLAASRRAFPVGAYLAYALQHTAKPVHWLHGLGHMQQGELRALAPGDVLVAISFEPYAQETLDVVESALAQGARLLAITDSQLSPLAGRASAVLLAQDGATFGFRSLTSTLCLAQSLFLGLAYRMELAYERRGS
- a CDS encoding bifunctional 5-dehydro-2-deoxygluconokinase/5-dehydro-2-deoxyphosphogluconate aldolase, whose product is MRNLSFPTGRPVDIACLGRLAVDLYADQIGCSLEDATSFSKYLGGSSANIAFGTARLGLASAMVSRVGDEQNGRFLLDTLRREGCDVSQVQVDPQRLTGMVLLGIKDQHTFPLLFARENCADMALDAAAIDEGFIAGCRSLLITGTHLSTPTVLAASRRALDLAGRHGAVRVLDIDYRPVLWGLTGRGDGETRYVGSQAVSRHLQEQLGQFELIIGTEEEWMIAGGVEGDLMACLRRARECTQAVFVVKRGALGCSIVDGAVPARIDDALTVLGERIEVLNVLGAGDAFASGLMSGLLRGKDWRESAAIANACGAIVVSRHGCAPAMPTPAELAHWFSGHRHPRPDHDPQLAHLHRASVRRKEWPELYVLAYDHRSQFEDMARETGAEPARLARLKHLLNEVVAGIEHDEPGFRGRLGVLVDGRPGLGESALHAATGRGWWLGRPIEQPGSRPLRFDGMRSLGSQLRHWPREQVVKCLVFYHPGDAAALRHEQDEWLLQVAEATRASGHELLLEVIPPRDTLAPGDTGEAVVQAIRHFYDLGLRPEWWKVGTLSAHQWEALDALVRERDPYCRGAVILGLSQPLEELVAGFAQARVPLVKGFMVGRSVWCDPSQAWLRGEIDDAGFKARVAANFLRLVEGWRASRVAAPVGEEALQ